A segment of the Streptomyces pactum genome:
TCCACCGCGCCGTCCTCGGCGGACGCGGCCTGCACGGCGGCGGTGGCCGTCAAGAACGCGTCCGTCACCTCCGACATCCGGTCCCGGGCCGCCTGGTTGATGACGTCGACCGCGAACTCCAGAGGCGTCACCTGGGACTGCTCGGCCAGCTCGGCGAGCTGCCGGGCGGCCTGCGCCGGGCCGCATCCGAGCCGGGCCACCAGGATGCCCTTGGCGAGCTCGATCAGGGCCCGGCCCTCGGCCTCCGCCTGGGCGGCCCGCACCTCGCGGCTGAGCCGGTCCACCGTGGCCGCCAGCCTCCCCACCGGCGACTGCGGGGTCATTCCGCGCGGGTCCGCGGCCGGCCCGTCGACCGCGCGGGACCGCGGCGGCCCGGGTGCCGGGGGCGGCGCGGCGGACGCCTCGCGCGGCGCGCCGCCGGCCGGTTCACGTGGCTGCTCGGAGGTGTTCACGATGGGGACGCTCCTCGGCTGGGTTCCGCCACGGAGCACGACGGGACGCGCCGCGCACCGCCCGGCCCACCGGTGTACGGGACGGGGGCCGGCGCGCTCATGCGGGCAGCCACCGCCTCACGCAGGCCATGAGGTCGTGGGTGTCGACGGGCTTGGTGACGTAGTCGCTGGCGCCCGAGGCGAGGCTCTTCTCCCGGTCGCCGGGCATCGCCTTCGCCGTCACCGCGATGATCGGCAGCTCGGCGTACCGGGGCATCCGGCGGATCTCGGCCGTCGCCGTGTACCCGTCCATCTCCGGCATCATCACGTCCATCAGGACCAGCGCGACGTCCGGGTGGGCCAGCAGCGTCTCGATGCCCCGGCGCCCGTTCTCCGCGTGCAGGACCCGGAAACCGTGGAGCTCCAGGATGCCGCTGAGCGCGAAGAGGTTCCGGGCGTCGTCGTCGACGACGAGGACGGTCCGCCCGGCCGGCGAGTCGCCCACGGCCTCGGGGACCGGGCTCCGCGGCTCCTCGGGCCGGACCAGGGAGAGCACGTCCCCGGGCTCCTCGGCGGCCAGGTGCAGCGCGATGCGCTCCCGCAGTTCGTCGAGGCTGGACAGGAACTCCAGTGCCCCACCCTCCGCCCCGGCGCGCAGGCTCTCCTCCAGCGCCGCGTCCGCGCGGTGACCGCTGTGCACGAGCACCGGCACGCTCGGCGGCGCCGAGTCGTCGCGCAACGCCTCCAGGAAGCGGGACGCCTCCGAGTCCGGCATGCCCAGCTCCAGGACGACGCAGTGGCACGGCTCGGCCGCCAGCGCGCCGACGGCCTCCTGCGCCCCCACGGCCGTGATGACGTCGAGCGGCGGCCGGTCGCCCGTGTCGTCCCGTCCGTGCGTCAGGTCCGCGATCACGCTCTCCGCGACGAGGGTCAGCAGACCGCGCGGACGCTCCTCCACGACGAGCAGCCGCCGCGGTCGCTGCCGGTGGCCGCCGGTGATCTCGGGCACCGGCGCCGTGCGGGCGAGCGCGTCGGCGGCAGGGGCGACCTGGGCGTGTTCCGGGCCGCGGGCCAGCAGCTCCTCGAAGTCGGGCCGGGCCACGGGCAGGAACAGCGTGAAGGTGCTGCCCCGGTCGGGCGTGCTGTCCACCGTGACGGCGCCGCCGAGCAACTGGGCGATCTCCCGGGTGATGGACAGTCCGAGTCCGGTGCCCCCGTACTTGCGGCTGGTCGTGCCGTCCGCCTGCTGGAAGGCGCCGAAGATCGACTCCAGGTTCTGCTCGGGGATGCCGATGCCCGTGTCCTTCACCCGGAAGGCCACCACGGCACCGCCCCGCAGCACGCCCGCGGGCACCTCGTCGTCCGGCGCCGGCTCGACGGCCAGCTCCACCCCGCCCCGCTCGGTGAACTTCACCGCGTTGGACAGCAGGTTGCGCAGCACCTGGCGCAGCCGGGAGTCGTCGGTCAGCAGGTCCGCCGGCGCTCCGGCGGCCGTCGTCACCTTGAACTCCAGACCCTTCTGCGACGTCATCGGCCGGAAGGTGGCCTCGACGTACTCGATGAGCTGCCGCAGCGTCACGCGTTCGGGGGCGACGTCCATCTTCCCCGCCTCGACCTTCGACAGGTCCAGGATGTCGTTGATGAGCTGGAGCAGGTCCGAGCCCGCGGAGTGGATGATGCCCGCGTACTCGACCTGCTTCGGGGTGAGGTTGCGCGACGGGTTCTGGGCGAGGAGCTGGGCGAGGATGAGCAGGCTGTTGAGCGGGGTGCGCAGCTCGTGGCTCATGTTGGCCAGGAACTCCGACTTGTACTTCGAGGCCAGCGACAACTGCTGGGCCCGGGCCTCCAGCTCCTGCCGGGCCTGCTCGATCTGCAGGTTCTTCGCCTCGATGTCCCGGTTCTGCGTCACCAGCAGGGACGCCTTGTCCTCCAGCTCGGCGTTGGAGCGCTGGAGCTCCTCCTGCTGCACCTGGAGCTCCGCGGAGCGGGCCTGGAGTTCGGCGGTCAGCCGCTGCGACTCGGCGAGGAGCTCGTCGGTACGGGCGTTGGCCACGATCGTGTTGACGTTCACGCCGATGGTCTCCATCAGCATTTCCAGGAAGTCCCGGTGGATCTGCGTGAACGAGGTGACCGACGCCAGCTCGATCACGCCGAGAACCTGCCCCTCGACCACGATGGGCACCAGCACCAGAGCGGCCGGCACGACCTCGCCGAGTCCCGAGGAGATGGTCACGTAGCCCGGCGGAAGCTCGTCCACCATGATGGTGCGCCGGCTGCGCGCGGCCTGGCCGACCAGAGTGCGGCCGAAGGCGATGCGGATGGGCCTGCTCGCCTCCCCGGGGTATCCGTAGGAGCCGACGAGCCGCAGCTCGGGCCCGTCGTCGCCGTCCTCGGCCAGATAGAACGCGCCGTACTGGGCCGACACCAGCGGGACCAGCTCGTCCATGATCAGCTCGGCGACCACGGGCAGGTCCCGGTGCCCCTGCATCAGGCCGGAGATCCGGGCGAGGTTGGTCTTGAGCCAGTCCTGCTCCTGGTTGGCCCGCGTGGTCTCGCGCAGGGACTCCACCATGGAGTTGATGTTGTCCTTCAGCTCGGCGACCTCGCCCGAAGCCTCCACGTCGATGGAGCGGGTCAGGTCGCCCTCGGCGACGGCGGAGGTGACCCCGGCGATCGCGCGGACCTGGCGGGTGAGGTTGCCGGCCAGCTCGTTGACGTTCTCCGTGAGGCGCTTCCAGGTGCCGGAGACGCCCTCCACCTCGGCCTGGCCGCCGAGCCGGCCCTCGGTGCCGACCTCGCGGGCGACGCGGGTGACCTCGTCGGCGAAGGCGGAGAGCTGGTCGACCATCGTGTTGATGGTCGTCTTCAGCTCCAGGATCTCGCCGCGCGCGTCGACGTCGATCTTCTTCGAGAGGTCGCCCCGGGCCACCGCGGTCGTCACCAGCGCGATGTTGCGGACCTGGCCGGTGAGGTTGTTGGCCATGGAGTTGACGTTGTCGGTGAGGTCCTTCCAGGTCCCGGCGACGTTCGGCACGTGCGCCTGGCCGCCGAGCCGGCCCTCGGTGCCGACCTCGCGGGCGACGCGGGTGACCTCGTCGGCGAACGCCGACAGCGTGTCGACCATCGTGTTGATGACGTCGGCCAGCGCCGCGACCTCGCCCTTGGCCTCGACGGTGATCCGCTGCGACAGGTCGCCGCGCGCCACGGCGGTGGCCACCTGGGCGATGGAGCGGACCTGGCCGGTGAGGTTGTTGGCCATGGAGTTGACGTTGTCGGTCAGGTCCTTCCAGGTACCCGACACACCGCGCACCTGCGCGCGCCCGCCCAGGTTGCCCTCGGTGCCGACCTCGCGGGCGACGCGGGTGACCTCGTCGGCGAAGGCGGAGAGCTGGTCGACCATCGTGTTGATGGTGTTCTTCAGCTCGAGGATCTCGCCGCGGGCGTCGACGGTGATCTTCTGGGAGAGGTCGCCCTCGGCCACGGCGGTCGCCACCTGCGCGACGTTGCGGACCTGGCTGGTCAGGTTGCCCGCCATGAAGTTCACCGAGTCGGTGAGGTCGCGCCACGTGCCCCTGACGCCCTGGACGTCGGCCTGGCCGCCGAGGCGTCCGTCGGTGCCGACCTCGCGGGCGACGCGGGTGACCTCGTCGGCGAAGGCGGAGAGCTGGTCGACCATCGTGTTGATGGTGTTCTTCAGCTCGAGGATCTCGCCGCGGGCGTCCACGTCGATCTTCTGGGAGAGGTCGCCCTCGGCCACGGCCGTGGCGACCTGGGCGATGTCACGGACCTGGGTGGTCAGGTTCCCCGCCATGGCGTTGACCGAGTCCGTCAGGTCCGCCCAGGTGCCCGAGACGCCCGGCACCTTCGCCTGACCGCCGAGGGTCCCCTCCGTGCCCACCTCGCGCGACACCCGGGTGACCTCGGAGGTGAACACGGACAACTGGTCCACCATGCCGTTGAAGACCTTGGCGATGTCGCCCATCAGGCCGTCCGCCTCGTCCGGCAGACGGGTGCCGAAGTCGCCGTCCCGCACGGCCGTCAGGCCCGCCAGGAGGCGCCGCAACTCCTGATCGCCCGGAACCGTGTCGACGGTTCCGGTGCTGTCGCTGGTCATGCGCACCCTCGTTCCGCTCCCCAGGAGTCCTCGGACCGAGGACTCGACAACCCCCTTGGGACGGATTGCCCGGCCCGGTCTTTCGTGCGTGCGTTCCCGCAGTTCACGGATCCGTCCCGTGCGGAACTGCCCCATGAGAAAAATACGCCAGAGGCTAACCCAGGTCGCGGGTCCGAACAAAGCGGGACGTCACCCGGCGGAGTGCGGTCCCGGCCGGGTACCCCGCGCCCGCGGGACCGGCCGCGGGGTACCCGGCCGGACCCCGCCGCCGCCGATTGGCCCACCGGGCCCGAATGCGGCGGCCCGGGCCGGGTATCTGCTGCTGTGGAGCCGGTCCGGCCCGGGGCGTCGGCCCGGCCCGGCAGTCGTCACCGACGCGGGAGGGAAGGGACAGCGTGCCGATGGAGAGCATCTGGTCGTACGCGGCGGGCAGTGGCCACACGGAGGGCCAGGACCTGACGGGCTGCACCGTCGTCGCGAACGACGGCACCATCGGTCACGTGGACCGCCAGGCCGACCACTTCGGCATGCGGCACCTGGTCGTCGACACCGGCGTCTGGGTCTTCGGCCGGAGCGTGCTCGTGCCGGTCGGCATGATCAGGGGCATCGACCCGAAGGCCCGCACGGTCACCGTCGCCTGCAGCAGGGCGGAGGTCAAGGCCGCGCCCCGGTTCCGGACCGACAGCGAGACGATGGACCGGGAGTACCTGGCGTCCGTCGGCGACTACTACCACCGGCTGCCGCCGCAGGACACCGCCGCGGGCTGACCCGGTGCCGAACGACAGCACGGCGAACACCAGGGACACCACTGACATGAAACCATCCGACGGGATCACCACGGCCTCGCCCGGCTTCGCGCCGTCCGGCGCACCGGCACCGGGCGCCGTGACCAGTGCGGCGACGGCACGCGCGTACGCGGAGTCCGTGGCGCGCGCGCGAGGGGGCCCGGGCCGCGGGGTTCGGCAGGAGGACGTCGTCGACCTGCTGCTCGTGGTCTCCGAGCTGGTCACCAACGCGATCCTGCACGGCGGCGGACTGGCCGGCTTCGAGGTCCGGCCCACGGCCGAGGGCGTGTGGGTCGTGGTCCACGACAACAGCGCGGTGGTACCCCGGGCCGCTTCGGCGTTCCCCACCACACACCACGGGAGCGGCTACGGCTGGCCGCTCGTCGCCCGGCTGGCCCGCGACATCGTCGTCGACCCGCATCCCGGCGGCGGCAAGTCGATCAGCGTGCTGGTGCCCCTGCGCGACGCGGACGTCCGCTGACCGGAGCGGTCACCAGGGCAGGAAGACGTGGATGTCCTTGCCCCGCTCGCCGGTGACGACGCTCACCTGGTCGGACAGGGTGTGGATCAGATGCCAGCCGATGCCCCCGCCGCCGTTGCCCGGATGGAAGGGACGCGGCGCCGGTTCGGTCGTACTCGTGTCGTGCATCACCACGTGCACGCCGTCGAAGGTCCGGCGCAGCCGAAGCGTGAACGGTCCCGGCGCGTACTGCACCGCGTTCGCCGCCAGCTCCGTGACGACCAGAAGGATGTCGTCCCAGTGCTCGGGCTGCGAGGGGGGTGACGCACGGGCCAGGTCGTAGAGGAATTCCTCCGCGACCAGGCGCGCACCGGTCACATTGTGCAGCTCCCCGGTGAAGCTGGCGGTGCGATTCGTGATCTCCTCGGAAGCCAGTGTCCTGTCCCAACGCGACTCGGCTGCCATTTCGCCTTCCCGGCCCGGCATCGGCCGGGCGTCGTCCTTCTTCGCATTCCCTTCGTTTGTTAGTTCCCGTGCCGACCGACCCTACGCGCCTCGTTGTGCCGGGCCGGGGCCCGGTGGCCCGCGGTGACAGCTCCGTCACCCACGGCCCGTTTCCCCGGGAGCACAGGAGAGCGCGAGGGAACCCGGAAGGCCGGACACACCGGGTCCCGATGACCGGTTACGGCGGCTGCCTGCCACGCCGTCCGGGTCACACACGGCGGGCACACCGCACGACGACAGCGCGGGCGCGCCGGTACCTCACCGGCGCGCCCGCGCATGTGTGCCGAAGTGCCCGGTCACCGGAAGAACACGTTGTCCGAGTCCTCCCAGCCGGCCGGCTCCTGGGGCGGTGCCGGCGGACGGCCGTGCGACCGCGCCTCGTACATCGCGTCGATCTCGAAGGCGTAGGTCCGTACGATCTCGTCCCGCCGCAGCTTCATCGACGGGGTGAGCATTCCGTTGGCCACGTCGAACGGATCGGGCAGGACGCGGAAGACCCGGATGGACTCCGAGCGCGACACGGCACTGTTGGCCGCGGCGACGGCCCGCGCGACCTCCTCCCGCAGCGCGTTCTCCTCGCGTGCCTCCCGGACCGGGGCGTCCCCCTGCAGGGCCAGGCCCGCCCGCCAGTGCGTCAAGAACTCCGGGTCGAGCGTGATCAGGGCGCCGACACAGGGCCGGTTGTCGCCCACGACCACCGCCTGGTGGACGAGCGGATGCATGCGCAGCCGCTGCTCCAGGGCGGCCGGGGCCACGCTCTTGCCGCCGCTGGTGATGATGATGTCCTTCTTGCGGCCCGTGATCGCCAGATAGTTCTCGTCGTCCAGGTGCCCGAGGTCCCCGGTGGCCAGCCAGCCGCCGCGCAGCACCTCGAGGGTGGCGGCCTCGTCACCGATGTACCCCTGGAACAGGGACGGCCCGCGCACCAGGATCTCCCCGTCGTCGGCCACCCTGATCTCCATCCCGGGCAGCGGCTGGCCCACCGTGCCGGACTTCTCCCGGCCCAGCGGCTGCATCGTCAGCCCGCCGCTGGTCTCCGTCAGGCCGTAGCCGTCGTGGACGTAGACGCCGATGCCCTCGAAGAAGAGGGACAGTTCGCGGCTGAGGGGTGAACCACCGGACGTCGCGCGGCGCACCCGTCCGCCCAGCGCGCTCCGCAGCCGGCGGTACACCGTCCGCTCGTACAAGGCGTGCTGGAGGCGCAGGTCGAGGCCGGGCCCCGCGCCCCTGCCCAGCCGCTGGCGTTCCAGCGCGGCGGCGAAGTCCCGCGCCGTCTCGGCGGCCCGCTCGAACAGCGCCCCGCGGCCCGCCTTCTGGGCCGTGCGCAGGAAGTTCTTGTAGAGCTTCTCGAGAACCGACGGGACGGCGTAGAGGTACGTCGGGCGCAAGGAGCGCAGCGCCGAGGACAGCGCTTCCGCGGTCATCGCCGGCTCGTGCCCCATGAGCAGTCCGCCCCGGACGCACAGGCTCTGGATCATCAGTCCGTACACGTGCGAGAACGGCAGGAAGGCCAGGACGACGCCCTGCTCCCCGGGCGGCGCCACCGTGTGGCCCCAGCCCGCGATCAGCGTGTCGCACGGACTGGCCAGGCCCCGGTGGCTCAGCGCGCAGCCCATGGCGCGGCCGGACGTGCCGGAGGTGTAGGCGACGACCGCCGTGGAGTCCGGCAGCACGATGCGGCGCATGGAGTCGACGGTGGCGAAGGGGAGGAACTCGCCGCGCGCCACGAGCGTGTCCATCACGCCCGCGTCCAACTGCCAGACGTGGCGCAGGGACGGCAGCGACGCGCACACGGAGCCGACGGTCATCACACTCTGCTCGTCCTCGACCACCACGGCCACACAGCCGGCGTCCCGCAGGATCCACTCGACCTGGTCGCGCGAGGAGGTCGGATAGATCGGTACGACCTCGGCGCCCACCGCCCACAGCGCATAGCTGAAGACCGTCCACTCGTAGCGGGTGCGGGCCAGGATCGCCACCCGGTCGCCCGGCGAGATCCCGCACGCGATCAGCCCCTTGGCCAGGTCGACCACCTCGTCACGGAACTCCACGGCGGTCACCTCCCGCCAGACGGCCGGGTCGGCGTCGGAACGGCGGGCGAGCATCGGCAGCGTCGGATTTCGGGCGGCGGTCTCGAAGAGGCTGTCGGCGAGCCCGCCGGTCAGGGGCGAAAGGGGCGGGGGAGCGAGAGCGAGGTCGCGCATGCGCTGGCTCCTGACGTGTACGGACGGTGACAACGCCGACGAGCACCGTCATCGGCCGTGCTCGGAATCTAGCGGAGCCGCAGGCGGCGGGGGGCCGGGACGGCGGAAGTGTGCCCGCCTGGTGATCTCGGCCGGATCGGGGGACTCGGACGGTATGAGCTATACGAACCCCGACCCGGAACCCGAACGCACCACCGGACTGGAACAGGGAGGCGGTGTGCCGCCCGGCGAGACCCCGCCGGGAGAGAGCAGCACGTCCGAGGCGGGCCCGTGGGAGGGCAACAACCCGCCCAAGGGCTGGGCCAAGGCGCCCCTGGCCGTGATCCTCGTCCTGGTGCTCCTCGTCGCGGCGGGCTTCCTGGGGTACGCCCTGGTCCTGATCCTCTGAGGACGCTCGAGGAACGACGGCCCCCGGGGCGTCTCAGGCCGCCTGAGTACGGCGTACGCACTCGGTGACGACGTCCCGCAGGCTGCCGGTGCGCTCCAGCAGCTCGCGCTGCACCCGGGCACCGTTGCCGTGCCGCAGCAGGGCGGCGACGCCCTCCCGTACCCGGTCGAGGTCGCCGTCGGCGGCCAGCGCCTCCCCGACGTGGTCCAGCAGCGCCCGTACGACCGTCTCGGCCGGCATCCGCCGCATCGTGGCGGGATGCAGCAGTTCCTCCGTCAGCCCGGACCGGGCCGCCCGCCAGGCCGCGAGGCGCAGCAGGCTCACACTGTGCGCGGCCGGCTCCCCGCCCTCCCGCCACTCGCGTGCGGCCGTGTCGACCAGCGCGCGGGCCAGGGCGGCGACGACGACGGCCGTCCCGGCGTCCAGGCAGACGTCCGCGACCCGGAACTCGACCGTCGGGTACCGCTGGGACAGCCGGACGTCGAAGTAGATCATCCCGTCGTCGAGGATCGTGCCGGTGGCCAGCATGTCCGCGACCCGGCGGTGATAGGTCTCCGCCGAACCGAACAGCTCCGTCGGCCCGGCCGACGGCCAGCGCTGCCAGACCCGGCTGCGATAGCTGCTGTAGGAGGAGTCCCTGCCCTGCCAGAACGGGGAGTTCGCGCTCAGCGCGGTCAGCACCGGCAACCAGGGCCGCACCCGGTCGATCACCGCGACGCCCTCCTCGTCGGACTCCACCGAGACGTGCACGTGGCAGCCCAGGACGAGCTGCTCCTGGACCACGACGCCGTACTGGTCGGCCATCCACTCGTAGCGGCGGTTCACGCCGATGGAGGGGGTGACCGGCAGCGGCGACGTGGCGAGCGCGGCCACGGCACAGCCGATCTCCCCGGCGTGCCGCCCGGCCTCCTCACGGCAGCGGACGATCTCCGCGTGCAGCCGCTCCATGTCGGCCTGCGGATGCGTGGCGAACTCGAGCATCTGCTCGTGCAGTTCCTTCTCGAACACGTCCTGCCCGGCGTCGCCCAGCGAGACCCGGGCGAGCACGGCGGCGGACAGGGCCCGCGGCTCGCCGGTCTCGGGGTCGACCAGGAGGAGTTCCTCCTCCACTCCGACGGTGCGCACGTGGTGCCGCCTTTCTGTGGGCCCGGTCGCGGCGACGACGAGGGGTTCTCGTGTCGCAGGCCCACCGTCTGCCCCGGGAGGGCGGCCGGACACCTGGTCGCGCCGCCGCGCCTCACAGGGCGTACGGCATCAGCCACACCGTGGCCAGCGGAGGCAGCGTGACCCGGATGCTCCCGTCCTCGGGCTTGACCGGGTCGGGGCCGGTCACGCCCGAGCCGCCGTACCGCTCGGCGTCGGTGTTGAGCACCTCCTGCCAGGCGACGGCCTCGTCGCCGACGGCGAGCCCGTAATCGTGCCGGACGACCGGGGAGAAGTTCGACACCGACAGCAGCGCGGTGCCGTCCGCCGCGAACCGCAGGAACGCGAAGACGTTGTCCTCGGCCGCGTCCACGGCGACCCACCGGAAACCGGCCGGATCGGTGTCGCGCTGCCACAGGGCCGGGGTCCGCCCGTAGCGGGTGTTGAGGTCGCGGACCAGGTCCTGGATCCCCCGGTGGTCGCCCGCCGAGTGGTACCCCTCGTCGAGCAGCCACCACTCCGGTCCCTGCTTCTCCGACCACTCGGCGCCCTGCGCGAACTCCTGTCCCATGAAGAGGAGCTGCTTGCCGGGGTGCGCCCACATGAACCCGAGGTAGGCGCGGACGTTCGCCCGCCGCTGCCACCAGTCACCGGGCATCTTCGACACGAGCGCCTGCTTGCCGTGCACCACCTCGTCGTGGGAGATCGGCAGGCAGTAGTTCTCGCTGTAGGCGTACACCATCGAGAAGGTCATCTCGTGGTGGTGGTACTTGCGGTGCACCGGCTCGTGCGCGACGTACTCCAGCGAGTCGTGCATCCAGCCCATGTTCCACTTCAGCCCGAAGCCGAGCCCGCCGGTGTCGGTGGGCCGGGTCACCCCGCCCCACGCGGTCGACTCCTCGGCGATGGTCACCACGCCGGGGCAGCGCCGGTAGACGGTCGCGTTCATCTCCTGGAGGAACGCCATCGCCGCCAGGTCCTCCCGGCCGCCGTACTGGTTGGGCTCCCACTGACCGGAGTCACGCGAGTAGTCGAGGTAGAGCATCGAGGCGACCGCGTCGACGCGCAGCCCGTCGATGTGGAACTCCTCGCACCAGTACACCGCGTTCGCCACCAGGAAGTTGCGCACCTCGGTCCGCGCGAAGTCGAACGTGTACGTCCCCCAGTCCGGGTGCTCCGCACGCCGGGAGTCCCCGGGCTCGTACAGCGGGTCCCCGTCGAAGCGGGCCAGCGCCCAGTCGTCCTTCGGGAAGTGCGCCGGCACCCAGTCCATGATCACGCCGATCCCCGCCCGGTGCAGGGCGTCGACCAGGTACCGGAAGTCGTCGGGCGAGCCGAGGCGCGCGGTCGGCGCGTAGAAGCCGGTGACCTGGTAGCCCCAGGACGGCCCGTAGGGGTGCTCGGCGACCGGCATCAGCTCGACATGGGTGAAGCCCAGGTCCTTGACGTACGCGGGCAGCGCCTCGGCCAGTTGGCGGTAGGTCAGCCCCGGCCGCCAGGACGGCAGGTGCACCTCGTACACGGAGAACGGCGCCTCGTGCACGGGCGTCTCGGCCCGGGTCCGCATCCACTCCCCGTCGCCCCAGTCGTACGCCGAGGCGGTCACCACGGACGCGGTGTTCGGGGGCTCCTCGGCCGCGCGGGCCATCGGGTCGGCCTTGAGGAACCGGTGACCGTACCGGGAGTGGATCTCGAACTTGTACCGGGTGCCCTCGCCGACGCCCGGCAGGAACAGCTCCCACACCCCGGACGAGCCCAGCGAGCGCATCGGGAACGCCGTGCCGTCCCAGTGGGTGAAGTCCGTGGCGACCCGCACCCCCTGGGCGTTCGGCGCCCACACCGTGAACCGGGTGCCGGCGACGCCCTCGTGGGTCATCGGCTCCGCGCCGAGGGCCTGCCAGAGCTGCTCGTGCCGGCCCTCGGCGATCAGGTGCAGGTCGAGCTCGCCGAGGGCGGGCAGGAAGCGGTACGGGTCGTGCGTCTCCCGCTCGCCCTCCTCGTACGCCACGACGAGGGTGTACGCCGGGATCTTCGCCAGCGGCAGGACCCCGGAGAAGAGACCGTCCTCCTCCGACACGAGGCCGTGGCGCTCGCCGTCGACGACCACGCTCACCTCGCGGGCGAACGGGCGCAGCGCCCGGAAGGCGACACCGCCCGGGACGAGGTGGGCACCGAGCAGGGCGTGCGGATCGTGGTGGGCGCCCGCCAGGAGGCGCCCCCGGTCGGTCGGGTCGAGGGGCGGGGCGGTTGCGCACGCACCGGGGGCGGACGGGACGGGACCGGACGGCTCGGGGAGCGAGGTGTCGCGGAGGGCCACGGGTCAGTCTCCTCTCACGGCGAGTCGTTCGATCGCCGCCATGGGTACGGGAAGCCAGTCGGGGCGGTGCCGGGCCTCGTACAGCACCTCATACACGGCGCGGTCCGTCTCGTAGGCGCGCAGCAGGCCGTGCTTCTTACGGGGGTCCCACCCGGCGCGGGCGGCGTATCCGGCGCAGAACGCCTCCCGGCAGCGGCGCGCCCACTCGGGGCGCCACGGGCGGCGCTGCCGGGCGGCGTAGTCGAAGGAGCGCAGCATGCCCGCGATGTCCCGCACGGGGGAGTGGGCGCTGCGCCGTTCGGACAGGGGCCGGGACGGCTCGCCCTCGAAGTCGATGACGAACCAGTCCCGTCCGGCCCGCAGCACCTGGCCGAGGTGCAGGTCGCCGTGGATGCGCTGGGCGGGCGGCCCGGAGTCGCAGGTGGACAGCGCCGCGAAGGCCGCCCGCAGCCCGGGTACGAAGGGCTGCAGCGCCGGTACGCAGTGCGCGGCGGCGGTCAGCCGCTCGGTCATCGCCGCCGCCGTCCGGTCGTTCTCCCCGGGGGGACCGGCCGGGAAGGCCGAGGCCAGCGCGAGGTGCACGTCGGCCATCGCCCGCCCCAGTTCGTGGGCCTGGAGGGTGAAGTCGTCCCCGGCCGCCAAAGCGTTCAGGGACAGGGTCCAGCCGTCGGAGGCGTCGTGCAGGAACGGCTGGAGCACGCCGAGGGTCGCCTCGTAGGGATGGGTCGTCCGCATCCACGCCACCGGTGCCGGGACCCGTCCGCAGCCCTGCCGGGCCAGTGCGTCCGGTACCTCCAGGTCGGGGTTGACCCCGGGCTGGACGCGCCGGAAGAGCTTCAGGATGAACTCGTCGCCGTAGATCAGCGAGGAGTTGGACTGCTCGGCGTCCAGCAGCCGCGGTACGAGTCCGCCGGGCACCGGCCGCGAGGGGTCGGACTCGAAACGCAGCGGGCCCGCCTTGCCGGGGTGCCTGAGACGTTCCAGGAGCAACTGGGCCGACCGGGGGTCGTGCAGCGCGTCGTAGACCGTCCGGCCGGCCAGCGGGCCGTCCTGCACCTGCCCGATGAGCGCCCGGCCCAGACGCGGCGACGGCTGCTCGCGCACGCCCAGCAGCAGTTGGTAGCAGTCGCCGGCCGGGGGAGTGCCGCCCGGGGCGGGCACGGAACCCTGCCCCGCGTGCACCAGGAGGTGCAGACAGCCCGGGAAGAGCTCGGTCATCGACAGCAGGCCGAGCTCGGCCACGGGCCGGTCCTTGCCCGCGAACCAGCGCTGGCGCGGCAGCCACTGACGCAGCAGCTCGCCGAGCGACGACATGGGCTCGGCGAGATGCCCGCGTCTCGGGCGCAGGGGTGCGGTCTTCGGCATGGTGGCGCGTCCTTTCCTCGGCCCACGCTCAAAGGCGGCGGCCGATGCGGGATGCGACTCGGGTGAGCCGGAACCAGTAGAAGCCGTGGCCCCCGAGGGTCAGCAGGTACGGCAGTTCGCCGATGGCGGGGAAGCGGACTCCGCCGAACAGCTCCACCGGATGGCGTCCGGCGAACTCCCGCAGGTCG
Coding sequences within it:
- a CDS encoding maltokinase N-terminal cap-like domain-containing protein — its product is MPKTAPLRPRRGHLAEPMSSLGELLRQWLPRQRWFAGKDRPVAELGLLSMTELFPGCLHLLVHAGQGSVPAPGGTPPAGDCYQLLLGVREQPSPRLGRALIGQVQDGPLAGRTVYDALHDPRSAQLLLERLRHPGKAGPLRFESDPSRPVPGGLVPRLLDAEQSNSSLIYGDEFILKLFRRVQPGVNPDLEVPDALARQGCGRVPAPVAWMRTTHPYEATLGVLQPFLHDASDGWTLSLNALAAGDDFTLQAHELGRAMADVHLALASAFPAGPPGENDRTAAAMTERLTAAAHCVPALQPFVPGLRAAFAALSTCDSGPPAQRIHGDLHLGQVLRAGRDWFVIDFEGEPSRPLSERRSAHSPVRDIAGMLRSFDYAARQRRPWRPEWARRCREAFCAGYAARAGWDPRKKHGLLRAYETDRAVYEVLYEARHRPDWLPVPMAAIERLAVRGD